In Candidatus Nitrosotalea sinensis, one DNA window encodes the following:
- the ilvB gene encoding biosynthetic-type acetolactate synthase large subunit has protein sequence MEKISGARSLMIALEKEGVDIAFGLPGGANLPIYDELYKSNIRHVLVRHEQSASHMADGYGRVSRRPGVCFATSGPGATNIVTGIATAQADSAPMVAITGQVPSKMIGRDAFQESDIIGITNPIVKYAFQPMTPNEIPEVIKKAFYIAATGRPGPVLVDIPKDVQQNEAEIHFPPEVKIRGYHPWVDPDVRQIERAIDMLLSAERPVILAGGGVIISSAFAELQSIAELLMIPVVTTFKGKGAFPENHPLSLGPIGMHGHAEANKIMTEADCVLACGSRFSDRSVGTFEEFEKNLKIIHMDVDPAEIGKNQTTNVAVVGDVKTSLRIMVKMLIQKAIKKNGESAWSKRVNETKQYYRENLKVHPHPLAASKVLKKLREVLPAQSIVTTEVGQHQMWASLFFDVIHPGTFFSSTGLGTMGWGFPAAIGAKAAKPDVPVLDIAGEGSFNMTENSLAVSVLENLPVIVFLFNNFTLGMVAQWQRTFYDRRMIGVDLKNCPDYVKIAEAYGAQGIRAQTLDEVGKAVQTAIKSDVATVIDIPIDPQEDVLPFVAPGTSLKDMILPS, from the coding sequence ATGGAAAAAATATCAGGTGCTAGATCACTCATGATTGCTTTGGAAAAAGAAGGCGTAGATATCGCCTTTGGTCTACCGGGAGGTGCAAACTTGCCAATTTATGATGAATTATACAAGAGCAACATAAGACATGTTCTTGTAAGACATGAACAGTCTGCATCACATATGGCAGACGGTTATGGACGAGTAAGCAGAAGACCAGGTGTTTGTTTTGCAACATCAGGTCCAGGTGCTACAAACATTGTAACAGGAATCGCAACAGCCCAGGCAGACTCGGCTCCAATGGTAGCAATAACAGGTCAGGTTCCATCAAAGATGATTGGTCGTGACGCATTTCAAGAAAGTGACATCATAGGAATTACAAATCCAATTGTAAAATATGCATTTCAACCCATGACTCCAAATGAAATTCCTGAAGTTATCAAAAAAGCATTTTACATTGCTGCAACAGGAAGACCTGGTCCTGTCTTAGTAGATATTCCAAAAGATGTACAGCAAAATGAAGCAGAGATTCATTTTCCACCTGAAGTAAAAATTAGAGGATACCATCCATGGGTAGACCCAGATGTAAGACAAATTGAAAGAGCTATAGACATGCTACTTTCTGCAGAAAGACCAGTCATTTTAGCAGGAGGCGGAGTGATAATCTCAAGTGCATTTGCAGAATTACAATCAATTGCAGAATTACTCATGATACCAGTTGTCACCACCTTCAAAGGCAAGGGAGCATTTCCAGAAAATCACCCGCTATCACTTGGACCCATAGGAATGCATGGACATGCAGAAGCAAACAAGATAATGACAGAGGCAGATTGTGTTCTTGCATGCGGTTCAAGATTTTCAGACAGGTCAGTTGGAACCTTTGAAGAATTTGAGAAAAACTTGAAGATTATACACATGGATGTAGACCCAGCAGAAATAGGAAAAAACCAGACAACAAATGTAGCAGTAGTTGGCGATGTAAAGACATCACTTAGAATAATGGTAAAAATGTTGATTCAAAAGGCAATCAAAAAGAACGGTGAGAGTGCATGGTCAAAGAGAGTAAATGAAACCAAGCAATACTATAGAGAAAATCTCAAAGTTCATCCTCATCCACTTGCAGCATCCAAAGTTCTCAAGAAATTAAGAGAAGTATTACCAGCACAATCAATTGTGACTACAGAAGTAGGACAGCATCAGATGTGGGCATCTTTATTCTTTGATGTGATACATCCAGGCACGTTTTTCAGCTCCACAGGACTTGGAACAATGGGATGGGGATTCCCAGCAGCAATTGGTGCCAAGGCAGCCAAGCCAGATGTTCCAGTCTTGGACATTGCAGGAGAGGGCAGCTTTAACATGACAGAAAATTCACTTGCAGTATCAGTTCTAGAAAATCTACCAGTCATAGTATTCTTGTTTAACAACTTTACATTAGGAATGGTCGCCCAATGGCAGAGAACTTTCTATGATAGAAGAATGATTGGTGTAGATCTCAAAAATTGTCCAGATTATGTAAAAATAGCAGAAGCATATGGGGCGCAAGGAATACGCGCACAGACACTTGATGAAGTTGGCAAGGCAGTCCAGACTGCAATAAAGAGTGATGTTGCAACTGTGATAGATATCCCAATTGACCCACAGGAAGATGTTTTACCATTTGTAGCGCCAGGAACATCACTTAAGGATATGATATTACCATCATAG
- the ilvN gene encoding acetolactate synthase small subunit, which produces MWSIISVLVENKPGVLFKITNLFRSRNYNIDSISVGVTENPEVSRMTITTEADEKQLNQILKQLDKLIDTLEVKLLEEKKSVYRELVMMKLKVSKPTDIKEITDLANAFKCDVHDVRKNSIILEITATPDRINALEDLVKGYGILEMARTGICALARGDGNES; this is translated from the coding sequence ATGTGGTCCATAATCTCTGTCCTAGTAGAAAACAAACCCGGAGTCTTGTTCAAGATTACAAACCTATTTCGTTCAAGAAACTATAACATTGACAGCATATCAGTAGGTGTAACTGAAAACCCCGAAGTCTCAAGAATGACAATTACCACAGAGGCAGATGAGAAACAGTTAAACCAAATCCTAAAACAACTAGACAAGCTAATTGATACATTAGAAGTCAAACTATTAGAAGAGAAAAAAAGTGTATACAGGGAACTTGTCATGATGAAACTCAAAGTATCAAAACCAACAGACATCAAAGAGATAACTGACCTGGCAAATGCCTTCAAGTGTGATGTGCATGATGTCAGGAAGAATTCAATCATACTCGAAATTACTGCAACGCCAGATAGAATTAATGCGCTAGAAGACCTAGTCAAAGGATATGGAATCTTGGAGATGGCAAGAACTGGAATATGTGCACTAGCAAGAGGAGATGGAAATGAAAGTTAG
- a CDS encoding transcription elongation factor NusA, with protein MKTPICNFDAMNGILCPQCESKLEQGTLTKADVDASIKLVKIAQKVPPVDKFTLNSCRESNGDYVLYLNSQDIMTIRQSRELYRILQGEFPGKIWLVHHGSDNEKFIEDVFFPIKILGINQVWAPGGLTKTKVIVSGKKTARFPIDIDKLIAIAHDLRKIELVVEFERK; from the coding sequence TTGAAGACGCCAATTTGTAATTTTGATGCAATGAATGGGATCTTGTGCCCTCAATGTGAGTCAAAACTTGAACAAGGTACACTGACAAAAGCAGATGTTGACGCATCAATAAAATTGGTCAAGATTGCTCAAAAAGTGCCTCCTGTAGACAAATTTACCTTAAATTCTTGTAGGGAATCTAACGGAGATTATGTACTGTATTTGAACAGCCAGGATATCATGACTATAAGGCAAAGCAGGGAATTATACAGAATACTTCAGGGTGAATTTCCGGGAAAGATATGGCTTGTGCATCATGGCTCTGACAATGAGAAATTCATAGAGGATGTTTTTTTCCCAATCAAGATTCTTGGGATAAACCAAGTCTGGGCCCCAGGTGGTTTGACAAAAACCAAGGTAATCGTATCTGGAAAAAAGACTGCCCGATTTCCTATTGATATAGATAAGTTAATTGCAATTGCACACGATCTTCGAAAGATAGAACTAGTAGTAGAATTTGAAAGAAAGTAA
- a CDS encoding zinc-dependent dehydrogenase yields MKAVYVAGPSDVKIKNIDAPQVGDGEILVAMKACGVCGSDLEKIYGKYSQPSMRLGHEPSGVVVQVGKGVQDFKKGDRVFTHHHVPCYSCHYCTHGNETMCQKYSETNLSPCGLAEEFVVPQWNVSHGGVIKLPDHVSFEEAAMIEPLACCVRAWNKIKFEKGDSVVILGTGPTGLMHIMLAKSYGVKDIICMDLNDFRLEFAKKFGITSTIRSDDPDAYKKILSMTQDRGVDVVMVATGSISAIEQAIEFVRKGGTVMLFGVPTKDVMMSVAMSKIYSKEITITPSYAASEADTNQALQMIKDKTIDVQKLVTHKFTLDNSAQALEYAHKGNDSMKIIITNSETLN; encoded by the coding sequence ATGAAGGCAGTATATGTGGCGGGGCCGTCAGATGTCAAGATAAAAAATATTGATGCTCCCCAAGTAGGAGATGGTGAAATTCTAGTAGCAATGAAGGCATGCGGAGTTTGCGGCTCTGACTTGGAAAAAATTTACGGCAAGTACAGCCAACCATCCATGAGACTAGGACACGAGCCATCAGGTGTAGTGGTCCAAGTTGGCAAAGGAGTCCAAGACTTCAAAAAAGGCGACAGAGTCTTTACTCATCACCATGTGCCATGCTATTCGTGTCACTATTGCACCCACGGAAATGAAACCATGTGCCAAAAATACTCAGAAACAAATCTCTCACCATGCGGATTAGCAGAAGAGTTCGTAGTCCCCCAATGGAATGTTTCTCATGGAGGAGTCATAAAACTTCCAGACCATGTAAGCTTTGAAGAGGCAGCAATGATAGAACCCCTTGCATGTTGTGTCCGCGCATGGAATAAAATCAAATTTGAAAAAGGTGATTCTGTTGTAATTTTAGGTACCGGTCCAACAGGACTGATGCACATCATGCTTGCAAAATCATATGGTGTAAAGGACATCATATGCATGGACCTTAATGATTTCAGATTAGAGTTTGCAAAAAAATTTGGCATCACAAGTACAATACGATCAGATGATCCTGATGCATACAAGAAGATTCTTTCCATGACACAAGACAGGGGCGTAGATGTGGTCATGGTTGCAACAGGAAGCATCAGTGCAATCGAACAGGCAATAGAATTTGTAAGAAAAGGCGGAACTGTAATGTTGTTTGGAGTTCCAACAAAAGATGTAATGATGTCAGTTGCCATGAGCAAGATATATTCTAAAGAAATTACAATCACACCAAGCTATGCAGCATCAGAGGCCGACACAAACCAAGCATTGCAGATGATAAAGGACAAGACAATAGATGTGCAAAAACTTGTGACCCACAAATTTACACTTGACAACTCTGCACAGGCACTTGAGTATGCACATAAGGGAAACGATTCCATGAAAATAATAATTACAAATTCAGAAACGCTTAACTAA
- the aspS gene encoding aspartate--tRNA(Asn) ligase, whose protein sequence is MDIQKTHNIGTLGPSMKGQKVTVAGWVEDLRELGKLTFLTLRDVTGVSQIVVAGPDNLAQVKDLTRQSVVRILGTVQESKARDFTFEIKADTIDVLSRAVHPLPIDPLGRLESGIDNRLNARALDLRNQKTAAIFKLRHNTLLCIRKTLTDLGFLEVNTPKIIGSASEGGANLFSLKYFDKQAYLAQSPQLYKEQLTLGLERIFEISSFYRAEKSHTVRHLTEFTSIDIEAAFMDYTDVMQILESLVVNVFEYVEKNCISEQKSLGIEIKKPKAPFDRVTYTQAIEELGKQGLELQFGDDLLDSHLRKLGELHPGFYFLTDWPLKLKPFYIHEKDDPSLSKSFDLQYGYLELSSGGRRLHDPQKIRARLVEQGLNPAQFEDHLRAFDWGMPPHSGWGLGLDRLMAVLTQIDNVREVVLYPRDPERLFP, encoded by the coding sequence ATGGATATTCAAAAAACCCACAATATTGGCACATTAGGTCCTTCAATGAAGGGACAAAAAGTAACAGTTGCTGGGTGGGTTGAAGACTTGCGTGAGCTTGGAAAATTGACTTTTCTTACATTGAGGGACGTTACAGGCGTATCGCAAATTGTCGTGGCAGGTCCTGATAATCTTGCTCAGGTAAAAGATCTTACACGACAAAGCGTAGTTAGAATACTTGGTACTGTACAAGAATCCAAGGCGCGAGATTTTACTTTTGAGATTAAAGCTGATACAATTGATGTACTTTCACGAGCAGTTCATCCATTGCCAATAGATCCACTCGGAAGACTTGAAAGTGGAATTGACAATAGGCTAAATGCTCGCGCACTTGATCTTCGAAACCAAAAGACTGCAGCCATCTTCAAGTTAAGACACAACACGCTATTGTGTATACGAAAGACCCTTACTGATCTTGGATTTCTCGAAGTAAATACTCCAAAAATTATTGGTAGTGCAAGTGAAGGCGGTGCAAACTTGTTTTCACTGAAATATTTTGACAAGCAAGCGTATCTTGCGCAGAGTCCACAGCTATACAAAGAACAATTGACACTTGGCCTTGAAAGAATATTTGAGATATCATCATTTTACAGGGCTGAAAAATCTCACACAGTAAGGCACCTTACAGAATTTACCAGTATTGACATTGAAGCAGCATTTATGGATTATACTGATGTAATGCAGATTCTCGAAAGTCTGGTGGTAAATGTATTTGAGTATGTAGAAAAGAACTGCATCTCTGAACAAAAAAGCCTTGGAATTGAAATTAAAAAACCCAAGGCACCATTTGACCGTGTCACATACACACAAGCAATTGAGGAACTAGGAAAACAAGGGTTGGAACTACAATTTGGAGACGACCTACTTGATTCTCACTTGCGTAAACTTGGGGAACTTCATCCTGGGTTCTACTTTTTAACTGATTGGCCGCTTAAGCTAAAACCATTTTACATCCATGAAAAAGACGACCCATCACTTTCCAAGTCCTTTGACCTCCAGTATGGATATCTTGAATTGTCATCAGGCGGCAGAAGGTTGCATGATCCTCAAAAGATAAGGGCAAGACTGGTAGAACAAGGGCTCAACCCTGCTCAATTTGAAGACCACTTGAGAGCATTTGACTGGGGAATGCCTCCTCACTCTGGTTGGGGATTGGGACTTGATAGGTTGATGGCTGTATTGACTCAGATTGATAATGTGCGAGAGGTAGTACTGTATCCACGTGACCCTGAGAGGCTGTTTCCATAA
- a CDS encoding ABC transporter ATP-binding protein encodes MNDLLIVKDLKKKFTKKGSRGTKEITQVADGISFEIKQGETLVLAGESGSGKTSIARLILGVLEPDSGEIIFDGVKITNDQNSLKKIRLGCQMIHQDPYASINPRMTVLDTVKEPLEIHQKGNKDERTSYALQALGQVKLEPVEEIARKYPHMLSGGQRQRVAIARAIVTNPKLVIADEPVSMLDVSVRIGILELIKELQQKHGISFLYITHDLSTAGYIGHRIAILYSGQIVETGPIRDVLATPFHPYTQALLDSISNPDPDNLHREKEIRIKEQTKSAQQGCRFRERCPYAIEKCMQEPKLENVSKERQVACFVKIN; translated from the coding sequence ATGAATGATCTCCTAATAGTAAAAGATCTCAAAAAGAAATTCACGAAAAAAGGATCAAGAGGAACAAAAGAGATCACGCAAGTGGCAGATGGGATCTCATTTGAGATAAAACAAGGAGAGACGCTAGTTCTTGCAGGAGAATCAGGTTCTGGAAAGACCAGTATTGCACGTCTGATACTAGGAGTATTAGAACCAGATTCAGGAGAGATAATTTTTGACGGTGTCAAGATAACAAATGATCAAAACTCCTTAAAGAAAATACGACTTGGATGCCAGATGATCCACCAAGACCCGTATGCATCCATCAATCCAAGAATGACAGTGCTAGACACTGTCAAAGAGCCTCTGGAAATTCATCAAAAAGGAAACAAGGATGAAAGAACGTCATATGCACTGCAAGCACTAGGACAAGTCAAACTTGAACCCGTAGAAGAGATTGCACGAAAATATCCACACATGCTTTCAGGAGGACAAAGACAGAGAGTTGCAATCGCGCGAGCAATTGTAACAAATCCAAAACTTGTCATAGCAGATGAACCAGTTTCCATGCTTGATGTATCAGTTAGAATCGGCATACTAGAACTAATAAAAGAATTGCAACAAAAACATGGAATATCTTTTCTTTACATAACACATGACTTGTCAACTGCTGGATATATTGGACACAGAATTGCTATTTTATACAGCGGACAGATTGTAGAGACAGGACCCATACGCGATGTATTAGCAACACCATTTCATCCATACACTCAGGCACTTTTAGATTCTATTTCAAATCCAGACCCAGATAATTTGCACAGAGAAAAAGAGATACGAATTAAAGAACAAACAAAGAGTGCACAGCAAGGCTGCAGATTCAGAGAAAGATGTCCTTATGCAATAGAAAAATGCATGCAAGAACCAAAATTAGAAAATGTGTCCAAAGAAAGACAAGTTGCATGTTTTGTCAAGATAAACTAG
- a CDS encoding 2-isopropylmalate synthase, with protein sequence MKVRIFDTTLRDGEQTPGVALTPDQKIAIAQRLDELGVDAIEAGFPIISDGERQAIRAITGAGLKADICGLARTEQKDIDAAASVGLKYIHTFIATSDIHLKYKLKLTREQALAKAVDAVKYAKSLGLKVEFSAEDATRTDREFLKKVFKAVTEAGADRLDIPDTVGYSTPQYIAEITKDTIDATHLPVSVHCHNDFGLAVANAISAIQAGAQCAHVTINGIGERAGNASLEELVMGLQCLQFDKKYETNINTKLLYETSRFVSKIVGVHVQPNKAIVGENAFGHESGIHTHGVLSNPLTYEPISPELVGRTRWFQVGKHAGAHGVSAMLEEYGIQPTKEQTHEILEKVKKLGDAGKHITDVELLGIAGEIMQQPGLKRLVHLAGFSVSTGIGNMPYAFVKLNVEGKDFISTDYGVGPVDASINAIQKITGETSKVRIKDYKLDSISGGSEALCEVTIKVEDAYGNQASAKSVGEDIVITSVQAMIDGINRIMLKKILKQKNLGQ encoded by the coding sequence ATGAAAGTTAGAATTTTTGATACCACATTAAGAGATGGAGAGCAGACACCCGGTGTAGCATTAACCCCAGATCAAAAGATTGCAATAGCACAAAGACTAGATGAACTTGGGGTTGATGCAATTGAAGCTGGATTCCCAATCATATCAGATGGAGAAAGGCAAGCAATAAGGGCAATCACCGGAGCAGGTCTCAAAGCAGACATTTGCGGACTAGCAAGAACCGAGCAAAAAGATATTGATGCTGCAGCATCAGTAGGTTTGAAATACATTCACACATTTATCGCAACATCTGACATACACCTCAAGTACAAACTAAAACTAACAAGAGAACAAGCATTAGCAAAAGCAGTAGATGCAGTCAAGTATGCCAAGTCACTTGGATTAAAAGTAGAATTTTCTGCAGAAGATGCAACACGTACAGACAGGGAGTTTCTAAAAAAAGTATTCAAGGCAGTAACTGAAGCAGGAGCAGACAGGCTAGACATTCCTGATACGGTAGGATACTCCACTCCACAGTATATTGCAGAGATTACAAAAGACACCATTGATGCTACACATTTGCCAGTAAGCGTGCATTGTCACAATGACTTTGGACTTGCAGTTGCAAATGCAATATCAGCAATACAGGCAGGTGCTCAGTGTGCACATGTAACAATAAATGGAATTGGTGAGAGGGCAGGTAATGCATCACTTGAAGAATTAGTCATGGGATTACAATGTCTCCAGTTTGATAAAAAATATGAAACAAACATCAACACAAAATTACTTTATGAAACATCGAGATTTGTCTCAAAGATAGTAGGAGTTCATGTCCAGCCAAACAAGGCAATTGTGGGTGAAAATGCCTTTGGGCACGAATCAGGAATACACACACATGGTGTTCTAAGCAATCCGCTAACATACGAACCAATTAGCCCAGAACTTGTAGGAAGGACAAGATGGTTCCAGGTTGGAAAACACGCAGGAGCACATGGTGTTTCAGCAATGTTAGAAGAATATGGAATCCAGCCAACAAAAGAACAGACTCATGAAATTTTAGAAAAGGTGAAAAAACTTGGAGATGCTGGAAAGCACATAACAGATGTAGAGTTGCTAGGAATAGCAGGAGAGATAATGCAGCAACCAGGATTGAAAAGACTGGTACATCTTGCAGGATTTTCAGTATCTACTGGAATTGGAAATATGCCATATGCTTTTGTCAAGCTAAATGTTGAAGGCAAGGACTTCATCAGCACAGATTATGGTGTGGGTCCAGTTGATGCATCAATTAATGCAATACAGAAGATAACCGGCGAGACTTCAAAGGTCAGGATAAAGGACTACAAGCTTGATTCAATTTCTGGAGGATCAGAGGCACTCTGCGAGGTCACAATCAAAGTTGAAGATGCATATGGGAATCAAGCTTCTGCAAAGTCAGTAGGCGAAGACATTGTCATCACAAGTGTTCAAGCTATGATAGACGGAATTAACAGAATCATGCTCAAAAAGATACTCAAGCAAAAAAACCTGGGACAATAA
- a CDS encoding ABC transporter ATP-binding protein, whose product MTTLSVKDLVVQYINNEKLVHAVDHVSFSCKENESVGIAGESGCGKSTFGLAILRSLQKNAMVSGQIIFNDMPILDMTDSEFSEKIRWKQISMIFQGAMNSLDPVFTIKKQFEEILKKHNFNGDHQKAISEIISSVGLSDSILAKYPHEISGGMKQRVIIAMALILKPKMVIADEPTTALDVLVQAQIMVLLKKLKKDGLSIVIISHDLGILSEIVEKIGIMYAGQIVEFGNLADVYNNPQHPYTIALLDSIPKIDESVQKTPLKGNPPSLIDPPSGCRFYDRCPHAMEKCKKDPPKIETSSGFVMCWLYS is encoded by the coding sequence GTGACGACCTTGTCTGTAAAGGATCTAGTGGTCCAATACATCAACAATGAGAAATTGGTTCATGCTGTAGATCATGTATCATTTTCATGTAAGGAAAATGAATCCGTAGGCATTGCAGGAGAGAGTGGATGCGGAAAAAGTACTTTTGGGCTTGCCATTCTCAGGTCATTACAGAAAAACGCCATGGTCAGTGGTCAGATAATTTTCAACGACATGCCAATACTTGACATGACTGACTCAGAATTTTCAGAGAAAATAAGATGGAAGCAAATATCCATGATATTTCAGGGCGCCATGAATTCATTGGATCCAGTATTTACCATAAAAAAACAATTTGAAGAAATTCTCAAAAAGCACAATTTCAATGGCGATCATCAAAAAGCAATAAGTGAGATAATATCATCAGTGGGGTTGTCAGACTCGATTTTGGCCAAGTATCCACATGAAATCAGTGGTGGCATGAAGCAACGAGTCATCATTGCCATGGCATTAATTTTGAAACCAAAAATGGTCATTGCAGACGAGCCTACAACTGCACTTGATGTACTTGTCCAGGCTCAAATAATGGTCCTACTCAAGAAATTAAAAAAAGACGGACTGTCAATTGTCATCATATCACATGATTTAGGCATCTTGTCGGAGATTGTAGAAAAAATTGGAATCATGTATGCTGGTCAGATAGTAGAATTCGGGAATTTAGCAGATGTCTATAACAATCCCCAACATCCTTACACAATAGCATTACTTGATTCCATACCCAAGATAGATGAATCAGTGCAAAAAACACCTCTAAAGGGCAACCCTCCAAGTCTTATAGATCCTCCGAGCGGGTGTAGATTTTATGACAGATGTCCACACGCAATGGAAAAATGCAAAAAAGACCCTCCGAAAATAGAGACATCTTCAGGTTTCGTAATGTGTTGGCTATACAGTTAG
- the lsrF gene encoding 3-hydroxy-5-phosphonooxypentane-2,4-dione thiolase: MDWGLKNRLARIIKPQNRRGVMLAVDHGYFLGPTERLEVPRKTIAPLLPYADSLMLTRGVLRTSVDANFPVPVVLRVSGGASIIGKDLSNEKITTSVKEAIKLNASALAMSIFIGAPYEHESLVSLGNLVNEGEEYGIPVLAVTAVGKELEKRDARYLSLACRMAAEFGAHVVKTYYCDNFEKVVNSCPVPVIIAGGPKLATEMDVFNLTADALKAGAAGVDMGRNIWQNDHPVAMIKAVRAIVHQRATAKEAHDIFKKIKSETAKSAPKKSKK, from the coding sequence ATGGACTGGGGACTCAAAAACAGACTTGCACGAATAATCAAGCCACAGAACCGACGTGGTGTCATGCTTGCTGTAGACCATGGCTACTTTTTAGGTCCAACAGAAAGACTAGAAGTACCAAGGAAGACAATTGCCCCATTATTGCCATATGCAGATTCACTTATGCTTACACGAGGAGTCTTGAGAACATCAGTTGATGCCAATTTTCCAGTTCCAGTAGTATTGAGAGTTTCTGGAGGTGCAAGCATCATTGGAAAAGACCTCTCAAATGAAAAAATAACAACCTCAGTAAAAGAAGCAATCAAGCTAAATGCTTCTGCACTTGCCATGTCGATATTTATCGGTGCTCCATACGAGCATGAATCACTTGTCAGCTTAGGAAACTTGGTAAATGAAGGAGAAGAGTATGGAATACCAGTACTTGCCGTCACAGCAGTAGGAAAAGAACTTGAGAAAAGGGATGCCAGATACCTTAGCCTTGCATGCAGAATGGCTGCAGAATTTGGTGCACATGTTGTCAAGACATATTATTGCGATAACTTTGAAAAGGTTGTAAATTCATGTCCAGTACCAGTGATAATTGCAGGCGGTCCAAAACTTGCAACAGAGATGGACGTTTTTAACTTGACTGCCGACGCATTAAAGGCAGGTGCAGCAGGAGTAGACATGGGACGAAACATTTGGCAAAATGATCATCCAGTGGCAATGATAAAAGCAGTAAGAGCAATAGTTCACCAGAGAGCAACTGCAAAAGAAGCACATGACATCTTCAAGAAGATAAAATCAGAGACTGCCAAATCTGCTCCAAAAAAGTCCAAAAAATAA
- a CDS encoding isocitrate/isopropylmalate dehydrogenase family protein: MYKISLITGDGIGPELSESVINILDAINDKIGVKVQVTKLEAGDAALKKTGKALPDETLDTIKKSDACLKAPVGESAADVIVVLRRLLDLYANIRPAKAYPNMPSLNQNTDMVIVRENTEDLYTGMEFDMGDTSIALRSISKRASERIANYAFITAEQRNKKKKVTCVHKSNVMRKTDGLFARTCEQVSKRYPNVAFENMYVDACAMNLIRQPEAFDVIVTTNLFGDILSDEASQVVGGLGMAPAANIGDNFALFEPVHGAAFDIAGKQIANPSSFILSAKMMFEWLSTKNNDKSCSDIAKKMEDAVYGIVKDGIKTKDIGGNKSTKEFTQNVISRII; the protein is encoded by the coding sequence ATGTACAAAATATCACTTATCACAGGAGATGGCATAGGTCCTGAATTATCAGAATCCGTAATCAACATACTTGATGCAATAAATGATAAGATAGGAGTCAAGGTTCAAGTTACAAAACTAGAGGCAGGTGATGCCGCTCTTAAAAAAACTGGCAAGGCTCTTCCAGATGAAACACTTGATACAATAAAAAAATCAGATGCATGTTTGAAGGCACCAGTGGGTGAAAGTGCAGCAGATGTCATCGTAGTATTGCGTAGGTTGCTAGACTTGTATGCAAATATCAGACCTGCCAAGGCATATCCAAACATGCCATCATTGAATCAAAATACAGACATGGTCATAGTACGAGAAAATACAGAGGATTTGTACACAGGCATGGAGTTTGACATGGGAGATACCAGCATAGCCTTGCGTTCAATCTCAAAGAGAGCATCAGAGAGAATTGCAAACTATGCCTTTATCACAGCAGAGCAAAGAAACAAGAAGAAAAAGGTCACATGTGTTCACAAGTCAAATGTAATGAGAAAGACCGACGGTCTTTTTGCAAGAACATGTGAGCAGGTGTCAAAAAGATATCCAAATGTAGCATTTGAGAACATGTATGTTGATGCATGTGCCATGAATCTAATCAGACAACCTGAAGCCTTTGATGTCATAGTTACTACAAATCTATTTGGAGACATATTATCAGATGAGGCATCCCAGGTAGTGGGAGGACTTGGAATGGCGCCAGCAGCAAACATTGGGGATAATTTTGCATTGTTTGAGCCAGTCCATGGCGCAGCTTTTGATATTGCAGGAAAACAGATAGCAAATCCATCTTCATTTATCTTGTCTGCAAAGATGATGTTTGAGTGGCTTAGTACAAAGAACAATGACAAATCATGCAGCGATATTGCAAAAAAAATGGAAGATGCAGTTTATGGCATAGTTAAAGATGGAATAAAAACAAAAGATATTGGCGGTAACAAGAGCACAAAAGAATTTACACAAAATGTGATATCTCGCATCATTTAA